The following are encoded in a window of Sinomonas cyclohexanicum genomic DNA:
- a CDS encoding DUF3054 domain-containing protein codes for MQSSSASPARTAALAAVADLVVVLGFAATGRATHNLDSPVLGVLATAWPFVVGLAAAWAALRLWRRPLSAWPTGVVVWLGTYVIGMLLRWVSGGGMAVPFLLVALGTLGVFLVGWRAVVLGVRAGRRAAADR; via the coding sequence ATGCAGTCCTCGTCAGCATCCCCCGCCCGGACCGCGGCACTCGCCGCAGTCGCCGATCTCGTCGTCGTGCTCGGCTTCGCGGCGACCGGCCGCGCCACCCACAATCTTGACAGCCCCGTCCTCGGCGTGCTGGCCACGGCGTGGCCCTTCGTCGTCGGCCTTGCCGCCGCGTGGGCGGCGCTGCGGCTCTGGCGCCGCCCGTTGAGCGCGTGGCCCACAGGCGTCGTCGTGTGGCTCGGGACCTACGTCATCGGGATGCTCCTGCGCTGGGTCAGCGGAGGCGGGATGGCGGTGCCGTTCTTGCTCGTGGCACTCGGGACCCTCGGCGTGTTCCTCGTGGGGTGGCGCGCCGTCGTGCTCGGCGTGCGTGCGGGCCGTCGAGCCGCCGCCGACCGCTAG
- a CDS encoding Lrp/AsnC family transcriptional regulator gives MITAFVFIQTDSKKIPEAAEKISAIPGISEVYSVTGEWDLIAIARVRQHEDLADVVADQLSKVDGVLETTTHIAFRAYSRHDLDAAFSLGLT, from the coding sequence ATGATCACGGCATTCGTCTTCATCCAGACGGACTCGAAGAAGATTCCGGAGGCTGCCGAGAAAATCTCCGCGATCCCGGGGATCAGCGAGGTCTACTCCGTCACAGGCGAATGGGACCTCATCGCGATCGCGCGCGTGCGCCAGCATGAGGACCTCGCCGATGTCGTGGCGGACCAGCTCTCCAAGGTGGACGGCGTGCTCGAGACGACCACGCACATTGCCTTCCGCGCCTATTCGCGCCACGACCTCGACGCCGCCTTCTCGCTCGGGCTCACCTGA